A genomic stretch from bacterium includes:
- a CDS encoding nitronate monooxygenase has product MVFAPLKFNNNLIAQKPIIQGGMAIRVSRAPLAAAVANCGGVGVIAASGLPETELREQIKLARSLQTNKSGLIAVNIMFAATEFRKLIEISVDAGIDLIISGAGFSRDLFSIGKEAGVQVVPIVSSVKLARISKKLGASVIIVESGEAGGHLGTDEPIRKLIPEIRHVLDSEPDLPGIGRVSLVAAGGVTSGADIMEMISLGASGVQMATRFVLSKECDVHESFKNLFLNKEEKDVIMMQSPVGLPARALMTPLIERLQDGTIEKPKTCDSCLKHCSHAFCIIKALEAARVGDIENGLFFTGANVKKYTEILSVKEIFDKLESEVQEYIKNNNINCGKESCVF; this is encoded by the coding sequence ATGGTATTCGCCCCTTTAAAATTTAATAATAATTTAATAGCTCAAAAACCTATAATTCAAGGGGGAATGGCAATCAGAGTAAGTAGAGCGCCATTGGCAGCAGCGGTTGCTAACTGTGGTGGTGTTGGTGTAATAGCCGCATCAGGATTGCCTGAGACTGAATTAAGAGAACAGATCAAACTTGCAAGAAGCTTGCAGACTAATAAAAGCGGTTTAATTGCAGTAAACATAATGTTTGCCGCAACTGAATTTCGTAAGCTTATTGAAATATCCGTAGATGCCGGCATTGACCTGATAATTTCAGGTGCTGGATTTTCCAGAGATCTTTTCAGTATTGGCAAGGAGGCTGGTGTTCAAGTCGTCCCTATCGTAAGTTCTGTTAAACTTGCGAGAATTTCAAAAAAACTGGGTGCTTCCGTCATCATCGTTGAAAGCGGCGAAGCCGGCGGACATCTGGGAACAGATGAGCCTATCAGAAAATTAATACCGGAAATAAGACATGTTTTGGACTCAGAACCTGATTTGCCGGGAATTGGCAGAGTTTCTCTTGTGGCAGCAGGCGGAGTTACATCCGGCGCTGATATTATGGAAATGATTTCACTCGGTGCAAGTGGCGTGCAAATGGCAACAAGATTTGTGCTTAGTAAAGAATGCGATGTACACGAGAGCTTTAAAAACCTGTTTTTAAATAAAGAAGAAAAAGATGTAATAATGATGCAAAGCCCTGTAGGTCTGCCTGCAAGAGCTTTGATGACACCTCTTATCGAGAGGCTTCAAGACGGAACTATCGAAAAACCTAAAACTTGTGACAGCTGTTTAAAACACTGCTCGCATGCTTTTTGTATTATCAAAGCACTTGAAGCTGCAAGAGTAGGTGATATTGAAAATGGTCTTTTCTTTACAGGTGCAAATGTTAAAAAATATACAGAAATCCTTTCTGTAAAAGAAATATTTGATAAATTAGAATCAGAAGTACAAGAATATATTAAAAATAATAATATTAATTGCGGAAAAGAAAGCTGTGTTTTCTAA
- a CDS encoding acetyl-CoA decarbonylase/synthase complex subunit delta: MNTYTPTKKEYKTAIREVDLNGLKVGGESSLNFLHSETNNTSKPLIVCEIPTNILPNYPTLLKNFWGENIYNPVECVKSALKKDFSALAVKFNIENCENIDFEIEKSKEQLKEILKLTDLPLFLIGTFRREVDAKLLPELAKTADRKCTIGAVEEENFRQIAPIIKECGHNIIARTPIDINLTKQLNILLTELGFDADKIIIDPNTGGLGYGLDYAYSIIERIKQAALQGDTMLNMPVIAFVGEEAWKTKEAKSNNVPSEWGDLTTRAISWESITATSMLVSGANITVMRHPEAINYVQGFIDKTYQD, from the coding sequence ATGAACACTTACACTCCAACTAAAAAAGAATACAAAACAGCTATAAGAGAAGTTGATTTAAACGGCTTGAAAGTCGGAGGAGAAAGTTCTCTGAATTTTTTGCATTCGGAAACTAATAACACCTCCAAGCCTCTTATAGTTTGCGAAATTCCGACTAATATCCTTCCAAATTATCCGACTTTATTAAAAAATTTCTGGGGAGAAAATATCTATAATCCCGTTGAATGCGTTAAATCAGCTTTAAAAAAAGATTTTTCTGCACTCGCTGTTAAATTTAATATAGAAAACTGCGAGAATATTGATTTTGAGATCGAAAAAAGTAAAGAACAGCTCAAAGAAATCCTAAAATTGACAGATTTGCCGCTATTTTTAATCGGAACATTCAGGCGTGAAGTAGATGCAAAGCTTTTACCCGAGCTCGCAAAAACTGCCGACAGAAAATGCACAATAGGCGCTGTAGAAGAAGAAAATTTCAGGCAAATCGCCCCTATTATAAAAGAATGCGGTCACAATATTATTGCAAGAACCCCAATAGACATAAATTTGACAAAACAGCTCAATATTCTTCTTACAGAACTTGGGTTTGATGCTGATAAAATAATAATTGATCCAAATACAGGCGGTCTTGGCTACGGATTAGATTATGCATACAGTATTATTGAAAGAATTAAACAGGCAGCGCTCCAGGGCGATACAATGCTCAACATGCCGGTAATTGCATTTGTCGGAGAAGAAGCCTGGAAAACTAAAGAAGCGAAATCAAATAACGTTCCTTCAGAATGGGGCGACTTAACGACAAGGGCTATATCTTGGGAAAGCATAACAGCAACATCAATGCTGGTTTCAGGAGCAAATATTACCGTTATGCGTCATCCTGAAGCAATTAATTATGTTCAAGGCTTTATTGACAAAACATATCAGGACTAA
- a CDS encoding metal-dependent transcriptional regulator has translation MQNNKNLTASLENYLKAIFNIVKEKKAARVKDVSKQLNIGASSVSEALRTLSERNLINYEPYGIITLTEEGLDKAEALLKRHDIIKNFFENVLSVSSELSEESASQVEHVIPDEVMKKFVMFLTFMDTCSCKEPKWTKSFKHFSQNEKLSEKCVNCISKKREEPELSNKNCCGMTK, from the coding sequence ATGCAAAACAACAAAAATTTAACAGCAAGTTTAGAAAATTATTTAAAAGCTATTTTTAACATTGTTAAAGAAAAAAAAGCTGCAAGAGTTAAAGATGTTTCAAAACAGCTAAATATTGGAGCTTCCTCTGTATCTGAAGCATTAAGAACCCTCTCAGAAAGAAATTTAATTAATTATGAACCTTACGGAATAATTACATTAACAGAGGAAGGACTTGATAAAGCTGAAGCTCTATTAAAAAGACATGACATTATTAAAAATTTTTTTGAAAACGTTCTGTCTGTAAGCTCTGAACTATCCGAAGAGAGTGCTTCTCAGGTCGAGCATGTAATCCCTGATGAAGTTATGAAAAAATTTGTTATGTTTTTAACTTTTATGGACACATGCTCCTGCAAAGAACCGAAATGGACAAAAAGTTTTAAACATTTTTCCCAAAATGAAAAACTGAGCGAAAAATGCGTAAATTGCATCAGTAAAAAACGGGAAGAACCTGAATTAAGCAATAAAAATTGCTGCGGAATGACAAAATAA
- the acsC gene encoding acetyl-CoA decarbonylase/synthase complex subunit gamma has translation MKLTGLQIFKYLPGGKKEPNANCKKCSFPTCMAFAMKLAKNETSIDKCEFITDELRSTFEEANQIQQAEIEFGSSENLLKIGNETVMFRHDKKFVNSTCIAVKLESSDENFDEKLNKISNYCVERVGEDLKISAVALIDSDETYENKAKKLAESKFPMILVSENIEKIKKILDEIKDSKPLISIKNALPQEIAEIEKKYNVPVVVSGSSIQELADISSKLVEVNAQNIVLSLNNQSQKSLIENLTHIRRSAIDDKFKPLGFPVMMFTEDITDLSDDLIEQGIWASALLCKYANLIVLENFDEAIAYSLLTLRQNIYTDPEKPLQIDAKLYPIGETDENSPVIATTNFALTYFTVVGEIEASNIPSYLVITPSDGMSVLTAWSADKFNGEIIAKAIKNYEIENIVKHRKLIIPGYVYSLKEEIEDELPDWEVVIGANEAVDIVDFLRSYQKQQASSKTTEQQVKQQ, from the coding sequence ATGAAACTTACAGGATTACAAATATTTAAATACCTGCCAGGCGGAAAAAAAGAACCGAATGCAAACTGCAAAAAATGCAGCTTCCCGACCTGTATGGCTTTTGCGATGAAGCTTGCCAAAAACGAAACGTCTATCGATAAATGCGAATTTATAACAGACGAATTGCGTTCAACTTTTGAAGAAGCAAATCAGATACAACAGGCAGAAATAGAGTTTGGAAGCTCAGAGAACCTTCTTAAAATCGGAAATGAAACAGTAATGTTCCGGCATGACAAAAAATTTGTAAATTCCACCTGTATAGCTGTAAAGCTTGAAAGTTCAGATGAAAATTTTGATGAAAAACTTAATAAAATTTCTAATTATTGCGTTGAACGGGTTGGAGAAGATTTAAAAATAAGCGCTGTAGCTCTTATTGACTCCGATGAAACTTATGAAAACAAAGCTAAAAAACTTGCTGAATCCAAATTTCCGATGATTTTGGTGAGTGAAAATATTGAAAAAATAAAAAAAATACTCGATGAGATTAAGGATTCAAAACCATTAATCTCAATAAAAAACGCTTTACCTCAGGAAATAGCCGAAATAGAAAAAAAATATAATGTTCCTGTAGTTGTATCGGGAAGTTCTATACAGGAATTAGCAGATATTTCTTCTAAACTTGTTGAAGTCAATGCACAAAACATAGTTTTAAGCCTTAACAACCAGTCACAGAAAAGCCTTATAGAAAATCTTACTCATATAAGACGGTCTGCTATTGATGACAAATTTAAACCATTAGGCTTCCCTGTAATGATGTTTACAGAAGATATTACGGATTTATCAGACGATTTGATAGAGCAGGGTATATGGGCATCTGCTTTACTTTGTAAATACGCAAATTTAATAGTTTTAGAAAACTTTGATGAAGCTATAGCTTATTCTTTGCTTACGCTAAGACAAAATATCTACACAGACCCAGAAAAACCACTTCAAATAGACGCAAAACTCTACCCAATAGGCGAAACTGATGAAAACTCTCCGGTAATAGCTACAACAAACTTTGCTTTGACCTATTTTACCGTGGTTGGCGAAATTGAAGCTTCGAATATTCCGTCATATCTTGTAATTACTCCATCAGACGGGATGAGCGTACTTACAGCGTGGTCTGCCGACAAATTCAACGGTGAAATAATAGCAAAAGCCATAAAAAATTACGAAATTGAAAATATTGTTAAACATAGAAAACTTATAATTCCCGGCTATGTTTATTCTTTAAAAGAAGAAATTGAAGACGAATTGCCTGATTGGGAAGTTGTAATCGGTGCAAACGAAGCTGTTGATATAGTTGATTTCTTAAGAAGCTACCAAAAACAGCAAGCATCAAGCAAAACTACAGAACAACAAGTCAAACAACAATAA
- a CDS encoding CoA protein activase encodes MKISFPHMGNLAIGVSGAIRVLGGEVVLPPYTSKRTLSLGAKYSPEAICLPYKLVLGNYIEAIEAGAEAILMIDSPGTCRLGQYSDIARTALTDLGYNNVEFVNFDLYKGKLFEIYSGFKYVTGNGNPLDLIYAVRVGVLKIKIADKFDKLLSYYRAREVITGSADKHYKKAINLVDQALTIKECNEALKFGVESISSVEIDSTKQVLNVDITGEIYIVLDRFSNMEIEKELGRLGVQVHRQINLSDWIDRSIYPSILKFSESHSEKTHRFAQEFIKRDIGGDAVESIGDASIAASSNTDGIIHLSPFTCMPEIIAQNILPNVRREKDIPILSLVMDEYTGRVGFVTRLEAFVDLIKRRSPSKQLLCPS; translated from the coding sequence TTGAAAATTTCCTTTCCTCATATGGGAAATCTCGCAATTGGAGTATCAGGAGCCATTAGGGTTCTTGGTGGCGAAGTTGTGCTGCCTCCTTATACAAGCAAAAGGACTCTGTCTTTGGGGGCAAAATACAGTCCTGAAGCTATTTGTCTTCCTTACAAATTAGTGCTTGGAAATTATATCGAAGCAATAGAGGCCGGTGCTGAAGCTATACTTATGATAGACAGCCCGGGAACGTGCAGGCTGGGGCAGTATAGTGATATTGCAAGAACCGCTTTGACCGATCTGGGATATAATAATGTCGAATTTGTTAATTTTGATCTTTACAAAGGAAAATTATTTGAGATTTATTCCGGATTTAAATACGTAACAGGCAACGGAAACCCTTTAGATCTTATTTATGCAGTAAGAGTAGGTGTTTTGAAGATTAAAATTGCTGATAAATTTGATAAATTGCTCAGTTATTACAGGGCCAGAGAAGTTATAACAGGCAGTGCCGACAAACACTATAAAAAGGCTATAAATCTTGTTGATCAGGCTCTAACTATTAAAGAATGCAATGAAGCCCTTAAATTTGGTGTTGAATCCATTTCAAGTGTAGAAATAGATTCAACAAAACAAGTTTTGAATGTTGATATAACAGGCGAAATTTATATTGTACTGGATAGATTTTCCAATATGGAAATAGAAAAAGAACTTGGCAGGCTCGGTGTGCAGGTTCACAGGCAAATTAATTTATCAGACTGGATTGACAGAAGTATATATCCGTCCATATTGAAGTTTAGTGAGTCACACAGCGAAAAAACCCATAGATTCGCTCAGGAATTTATAAAAAGAGATATTGGCGGTGATGCTGTTGAATCTATAGGTGATGCCTCTATAGCCGCATCGTCAAATACTGACGGCATAATTCATCTTTCCCCGTTTACCTGCATGCCGGAAATAATTGCTCAAAATATACTTCCAAATGTAAGAAGAGAAAAGGATATTCCTATTTTATCTCTTGTTATGGATGAATATACAGGAAGAGTCGGTTTTGTAACCAGACTGGAAGCTTTTGTTGATTTGATAAAAAGAAGAAGCCCCTCGAAACAACTTTTATGTCCGTCATAA
- a CDS encoding thioesterase family protein codes for MKDMEFLQKVKIYHSDTDCYNVVWHGAYAKWLESGRIEFSEKIGIKFQELEKMNIKLPVVELNIRYKHPAVLFDELEIKTTLKDLKKTSAVFGHEIKNLNTGMVILSAASTIVTTDTNGKLFRIMPQYLYEKYRQSMGAKIK; via the coding sequence ATGAAAGACATGGAATTCTTACAAAAAGTAAAAATTTATCACAGTGATACTGATTGCTATAATGTGGTCTGGCATGGTGCCTACGCAAAATGGCTGGAATCAGGACGCATAGAGTTTTCCGAGAAAATAGGCATAAAATTTCAGGAACTGGAAAAAATGAATATCAAACTTCCTGTGGTAGAGCTTAATATACGATACAAACACCCCGCAGTGCTTTTTGATGAACTGGAAATAAAAACAACTTTAAAAGACCTCAAAAAAACAAGCGCTGTCTTTGGACATGAAATCAAAAACTTAAATACCGGCATGGTTATACTTTCGGCAGCCTCAACCATAGTAACTACGGATACAAACGGAAAACTCTTCCGCATTATGCCGCAATATTTATACGAAAAATACCGTCAAAGCATGGGTGCGAAAATCAAATAA
- a CDS encoding acyl-CoA dehydratase activase-related protein has protein sequence MKIGIPRALGYYNYYPFWFGFFGSLGIEIVLSDNTNKKLVSEGSALVVSETCLPVKIYMGHVLNLIEKKGVDIIYSPSIQSIDHKIYNCSKLRGLPDLVRNVVKKDFLLIEPTLDKSEKNQGLYQYLYESVAPLGITDKKAIKQASKVGWSYQNNYVGMAKDGMHPMEAMETAIKGKVVIKSRKNDYPISIAVLSHGYNLYDDHVSMKIFKKLENLGVKAYVSENLSKAQMQEGLKVLNTNLYWANELEISGAAGSFMKNKNIDGILTLTAFGCGPDSLMIERITRYSKRLQKPLLNLTVDEHTGEAGFITRIEAFTDMLFRKKRTSIIDNLNRQVQIDIDRHEIDTQDSIIKVG, from the coding sequence ATGAAAATTGGTATCCCCAGAGCGTTAGGTTATTATAATTACTACCCGTTCTGGTTCGGGTTTTTTGGAAGTCTCGGCATTGAGATTGTTTTATCCGATAATACAAACAAAAAGCTTGTTTCAGAAGGAAGTGCGCTTGTTGTTTCCGAGACATGTCTTCCTGTAAAGATATATATGGGGCATGTGCTTAATTTAATAGAAAAAAAAGGTGTGGATATTATTTATTCACCGAGTATTCAGTCAATAGACCATAAAATTTATAATTGCTCAAAACTCAGAGGTCTTCCTGATCTGGTAAGAAATGTTGTCAAAAAGGATTTTCTGCTTATTGAGCCGACTTTAGATAAGTCAGAAAAGAATCAGGGGCTTTATCAATATTTGTACGAATCAGTTGCGCCTCTTGGAATAACTGATAAAAAAGCTATTAAGCAAGCTTCAAAGGTTGGATGGTCATATCAAAATAATTATGTCGGTATGGCTAAAGACGGAATGCATCCGATGGAAGCAATGGAAACTGCTATAAAAGGAAAAGTCGTAATTAAAAGCCGTAAAAATGACTATCCTATAAGTATTGCTGTTCTTTCACACGGATATAATCTTTATGATGACCATGTGAGTATGAAAATATTTAAAAAACTTGAGAATCTCGGAGTAAAAGCTTACGTTTCAGAAAATCTTTCAAAGGCGCAGATGCAAGAAGGCTTAAAAGTTTTAAATACCAATCTTTACTGGGCAAATGAGCTTGAAATCTCAGGAGCGGCAGGCAGTTTTATGAAAAATAAAAATATTGACGGTATTCTTACACTTACCGCATTTGGTTGCGGGCCGGATTCTTTGATGATTGAAAGAATTACAAGATATTCAAAACGCCTTCAAAAACCGCTTCTTAACCTTACAGTTGACGAGCATACAGGCGAAGCAGGGTTTATAACGAGAATAGAAGCCTTTACCGATATGCTTTTCAGGAAGAAAAGAACCAGTATCATTGATAATCTTAATAGACAGGTTCAAATCGACATTGACAGACACGAAATTGATACACAGGATTCAATTATAAAAGTCGGATAA